In one window of Zhihengliuella sp. ISTPL4 DNA:
- a CDS encoding acyltransferase family protein: protein MSTTGVGTTGPGTGPVARKRRRVPFWDNARYACIVLVVLGHAIQRLIYDSDIAFAFYLALYAFHMPAFAIISGYFSKSGSPTRTQMARVITDIILPYVIFETLWTFTKWLVEGEATPNPTQPSWTLWFLLALGIFRLVLPYLALLRWPLLWTVVISVGAGYLPNVDSTFSLSRTLGLLPFFTLGWWLRERNVVDRLRLLDARPWWVRVAAVAVLGGAGWAAWNWLPVWQATDLRHWLFYEDSYSDLVGDQWWAGGIRIALMLLAVLLCAAFFVLIPRGSYWWTTFGQYTMYVYLLHSFVLYPFRESGVLRDLEPTWFWLPAVTALSVVLALLLATRPVRRVFRPLVEPRPRWLFADPELASREGRRNDPTGSRRPQ from the coding sequence ATGAGCACCACCGGAGTCGGGACGACGGGGCCCGGCACGGGCCCCGTCGCCCGCAAACGACGACGCGTACCCTTCTGGGACAACGCACGGTATGCCTGCATCGTCCTCGTGGTGCTCGGCCACGCGATCCAGCGTCTGATCTACGACTCGGACATCGCGTTCGCCTTCTACCTGGCGCTGTACGCGTTCCACATGCCGGCCTTCGCCATCATCTCCGGGTACTTCTCCAAGTCGGGCTCCCCGACCCGCACGCAGATGGCCCGCGTCATCACCGACATCATCCTCCCCTACGTCATCTTCGAGACGCTGTGGACGTTCACCAAGTGGCTCGTGGAGGGCGAGGCGACTCCGAACCCGACCCAGCCGAGCTGGACGCTCTGGTTCCTCCTCGCCCTCGGGATCTTCCGCCTCGTCCTCCCCTATCTCGCCCTGCTGCGCTGGCCCCTGCTGTGGACGGTTGTGATCTCCGTCGGCGCGGGCTACCTCCCGAACGTCGACAGCACCTTCTCACTCTCGCGCACCCTCGGCCTGCTGCCGTTCTTCACGCTGGGCTGGTGGCTCAGGGAGCGGAACGTGGTCGACCGGCTGCGTCTCCTCGACGCGCGCCCGTGGTGGGTCCGGGTCGCCGCCGTCGCCGTCCTCGGCGGGGCCGGATGGGCTGCGTGGAACTGGTTGCCCGTCTGGCAGGCCACCGACCTGCGCCACTGGCTGTTCTACGAGGACTCCTACTCCGACCTCGTCGGAGACCAGTGGTGGGCGGGCGGCATCCGTATCGCCCTCATGCTGCTCGCGGTCCTGCTCTGCGCCGCCTTCTTCGTCCTGATCCCTCGCGGGTCCTACTGGTGGACGACCTTCGGCCAGTACACGATGTACGTCTACCTTTTGCACTCCTTCGTGCTCTACCCGTTCCGGGAGAGCGGCGTGCTGCGCGACCTCGAGCCGACCTGGTTCTGGCTCCCTGCGGTCACGGCGCTCTCGGTCGTCCTCGCATTGCTGCTCGCGACCAGACCCGTGCGCCGGGTCTTCCGTCCGCTCGTGGAGCCGCGACCGCGGTGGCTGTTCGCCGACCCCGAACTCGCGTCCCGCGAAGGTCGTCGCAACGACCCGACCGGCTCCCGGCGTCCGCAGTGA
- a CDS encoding serine hydrolase domain-containing protein, whose translation MPRHRVSGAAVSVRDRLVGIADAQGFAAHGLHVRIGDETAEHRWTPDIREDVHSIAKGVCVLAVGMAAGEGFVRLDDTMADLLPDHELGDGVERVTLRHLLSMSSGIDLPWSETLMTDWPDLAREFLRRPSRGRVFQYSNASTYTAMTALGARVGDVGDYLSSRLFGPLGIEDVTWSRSPNGRIEAGGGLALRTEEVARLGLLIRDRGSWNGHRLVSPQWIAAMHEDGVVTGANPGYDRYALAGWRGPGRAWRLHGAHGQLLLFLDDAVVTVTAHDHAGADSFAAAAVDVLEETASAV comes from the coding sequence ATGCCGCGGCACCGGGTCTCCGGCGCGGCGGTGAGCGTCCGGGATCGGCTCGTCGGCATCGCGGACGCGCAGGGCTTCGCGGCCCACGGTCTGCACGTGCGCATCGGTGACGAGACCGCCGAGCACCGCTGGACGCCCGACATCCGCGAGGACGTGCACTCGATCGCGAAGGGGGTCTGCGTGCTGGCCGTCGGCATGGCCGCGGGCGAGGGATTCGTCCGTCTGGACGACACCATGGCCGACCTTCTCCCCGACCACGAACTCGGCGACGGGGTCGAACGTGTCACCCTGCGTCATCTGCTTTCCATGTCCAGCGGTATCGATCTCCCCTGGTCCGAGACCCTGATGACGGACTGGCCGGATCTCGCGAGGGAGTTCCTGCGACGGCCCTCCCGCGGGCGAGTGTTCCAGTACTCCAACGCCAGCACCTACACCGCGATGACGGCCCTCGGAGCCCGCGTCGGCGACGTCGGCGATTACCTCTCCTCCCGCCTCTTCGGCCCCCTCGGCATCGAGGACGTGACCTGGTCGCGGTCCCCGAACGGCCGCATCGAGGCCGGTGGCGGGCTGGCTCTCCGGACGGAGGAGGTGGCGCGCCTCGGCCTGCTCATCCGGGATCGTGGCTCCTGGAACGGGCACCGGCTCGTCTCCCCGCAGTGGATAGCGGCCATGCACGAAGACGGGGTCGTCACCGGCGCGAACCCGGGCTACGACCGCTACGCGCTCGCGGGCTGGCGGGGACCGGGGCGGGCGTGGCGGCTGCACGGCGCCCACGGCCAGCTCCTCCTCTTCCTCGACGACGCGGTGGTGACCGTCACGGCGCACGATCATGCCGGAGCGGACAGCTTCGCCGCTGCCGCCGTGGACGTGCTGGAGGAGACGGCGTCAGCGGTGTGA
- the efeB gene encoding iron uptake transporter deferrochelatase/peroxidase subunit — MNESEPDAPETVAASSNPASGRGLSRRGLLGLAVGGGVAGLAVGMGAGMAGGVALGRARATEDAESRYEFFGAHQAGITTPVQDHLHFASFDMMPPTDRDDLVSLLQDWSYAAARMTQGLEVSASGAVNGPAEAPPDDTGEALGLPAAGLTLTFGFGPGLFENEDGDRYGLAPRRPPGLERLPAFLGDDLDPDASHGDLCIQACADDPQVAVHAIRNLSRIAFGRARLRWSQLGFGKTSRTTAAQATPRNLFGFKDGTANILADDTAALADHVWVSSDDEPAWMAGGSYLVARKIAMLIETWDRVRLSEQDTIIGRDKGAGAPLSGGDEFTAPDFHGTAIDANSHLRLAHPAQNDGIRILRRGYNYVDGNNTLGRLDAGLFFLSYQRDPAQFITLQRRLSSDRLNEYIRHVGSGIWAIPRGARPGSYVGAELFA, encoded by the coding sequence GTGAACGAGTCGGAACCGGACGCCCCGGAGACCGTCGCGGCGTCGTCGAACCCCGCCTCGGGCCGCGGTCTCAGCCGGCGCGGGCTGCTGGGACTGGCGGTCGGCGGCGGGGTCGCGGGCCTGGCCGTCGGCATGGGAGCGGGCATGGCCGGCGGCGTGGCACTCGGGCGGGCGCGGGCGACCGAGGACGCCGAATCACGGTACGAGTTCTTCGGTGCGCACCAGGCCGGGATCACGACGCCCGTGCAGGACCACCTGCATTTCGCGAGCTTCGACATGATGCCCCCCACGGACCGGGACGACCTCGTCTCGCTCTTGCAGGATTGGTCGTACGCCGCGGCGCGGATGACGCAGGGACTCGAAGTGAGTGCGAGCGGCGCCGTGAACGGCCCCGCCGAGGCGCCCCCGGACGACACAGGGGAGGCGCTGGGGCTCCCCGCCGCCGGGCTCACCCTCACCTTCGGCTTCGGCCCTGGACTGTTCGAGAACGAGGACGGCGACCGCTACGGTCTCGCGCCGCGACGCCCGCCTGGTCTCGAACGCCTCCCCGCCTTCCTCGGCGACGACCTCGACCCCGATGCGTCGCACGGCGACCTGTGCATCCAGGCCTGTGCCGACGACCCTCAGGTCGCGGTGCACGCGATCCGGAACCTCAGCCGCATCGCGTTCGGGCGCGCACGGCTGCGCTGGTCGCAGTTGGGATTCGGGAAGACCTCCCGCACCACGGCCGCGCAGGCCACGCCACGGAACCTCTTCGGATTCAAGGACGGCACCGCCAACATCCTCGCCGACGACACCGCGGCGCTCGCCGACCACGTCTGGGTGTCGAGCGACGACGAGCCGGCCTGGATGGCCGGTGGCTCCTACCTCGTCGCCCGGAAGATCGCCATGCTCATCGAGACCTGGGATCGGGTGCGACTCTCGGAGCAGGACACGATCATCGGACGGGACAAGGGCGCGGGCGCCCCGCTCTCCGGCGGTGACGAGTTCACGGCACCGGATTTCCACGGCACCGCCATCGACGCGAACAGCCACCTCCGCCTGGCCCACCCTGCGCAGAACGACGGCATCCGCATCCTGCGCCGCGGCTACAACTACGTCGACGGCAACAACACCCTGGGGCGACTGGACGCCGGGCTGTTCTTCCTGTCGTATCAGCGCGATCCCGCCCAGTTCATCACGCTGCAGCGTCGCCTGTCGAGCGACCGTCTCAACGAGTACATCCGTCACGTCGGATCGGGGATCTGGGCGATCCCCCGGGGGGCGCGACCGGGGTCGTACGTCGGTGCCGAGCTGTTCGCCTGA
- the efeO gene encoding iron uptake system protein EfeO encodes MITSHRVLAAAATAGTAALLLSGCVAKSDAEAAAAFDVSSTDSDCSVSGSSAKSGTLTFEVTNDTDQVSEFYLLAEDGLRIVGEVENIAPAASRTLTVVAQPGDYFTLCKPGMVGEGVGRASFTVTGDRVAVEGPDAEQKQKAVDLYAAFVKDQVGQLVPAVEDLVAAYESGDDDAARSLFPQTRAFYERIEPVAEALGDLDPRIDYREVDAVAEGLDWTGFHRIEKDLWVPAKDALNADGETPAWQDWAPSTPEERADYGDLLLADVQELYDYVHAEDFTAALDDQGIGGISNGAIALLDEVATGKISGEEDWWSGTDLSDFAANVEGSKMAFSLVQDFAAAQGDDGEALVSEIETGYAALEESLATHGSLADGFVGYSELTEADKREFTDLINALAEPLSQLTGTVLD; translated from the coding sequence ATGATCACCTCGCACCGGGTCCTCGCCGCGGCGGCCACCGCTGGTACCGCGGCCCTCCTCCTCAGCGGCTGCGTCGCGAAGAGCGACGCGGAGGCCGCAGCGGCCTTCGACGTCTCTTCCACGGACAGCGATTGCAGCGTCTCGGGGTCCAGCGCGAAGAGCGGGACACTGACCTTCGAGGTGACGAACGACACCGACCAGGTCTCCGAGTTCTACCTGCTGGCCGAAGACGGCCTGCGCATCGTCGGCGAGGTGGAGAACATCGCTCCAGCGGCCTCCCGCACGCTGACGGTCGTCGCCCAGCCCGGCGACTACTTCACCCTCTGCAAGCCGGGCATGGTCGGCGAAGGCGTCGGCCGGGCCTCCTTCACGGTCACCGGCGACCGGGTCGCCGTCGAGGGCCCCGATGCCGAGCAGAAGCAGAAGGCGGTCGATCTCTACGCAGCCTTCGTGAAGGATCAGGTCGGGCAGCTCGTCCCGGCCGTCGAGGACCTCGTGGCCGCGTACGAGTCCGGTGACGACGACGCCGCGCGCTCCCTCTTCCCGCAGACGAGGGCGTTCTACGAGCGCATTGAGCCGGTGGCGGAGGCCCTGGGCGATCTCGATCCGCGCATCGACTATCGCGAGGTGGATGCGGTCGCGGAGGGTCTCGACTGGACGGGGTTCCACCGCATCGAGAAGGACCTGTGGGTCCCGGCGAAGGACGCGCTGAACGCCGATGGCGAGACCCCGGCGTGGCAGGACTGGGCGCCGTCCACGCCCGAGGAGCGGGCCGACTACGGCGACCTCCTGCTGGCGGACGTGCAGGAACTGTACGACTACGTGCACGCCGAGGACTTCACCGCCGCGCTGGACGACCAGGGCATCGGCGGCATCTCCAACGGCGCGATCGCGCTGCTCGACGAGGTGGCGACCGGCAAGATCTCCGGCGAGGAGGACTGGTGGTCCGGCACGGATCTCTCCGACTTCGCGGCGAACGTCGAGGGCTCGAAGATGGCCTTCTCCCTCGTACAGGACTTCGCGGCGGCGCAGGGCGACGACGGCGAGGCCCTCGTGTCCGAGATCGAGACGGGCTACGCAGCTCTCGAGGAGTCCCTCGCCACGCATGGCTCGCTTGCCGACGGGTTCGTCGGCTACAGCGAACTGACCGAGGCCGACAAGCGCGAGTTCACCGATCTCATCAACGCCCTCGCCGAGCCGCTCTCGCAGCTCACCGGCACGGTGCTCGACTGA
- the efeU gene encoding iron uptake transporter permease EfeU: MLATFLIGLREGLEAALVVGILVAYLRRLGRRDALPKMWAGVGLAIALAFGIGAILTFGAYELTFQAQELIGGGLSLVAVAMVTWMIFWMQRAGRTMKATLEGGIDRALTIGGLWALIAIGFVSVAREGIETTLLLWSMVQSFGDAPSALLGALLGLAVAVVLGWLISRGALRLDLRRFFAWTGAFLVIVAAGVLAYAVMDLQEAGVLPGPFTAAAPLDPVTGVVAVGGAAFPFGWAFDVSAAIAPGGPVASVLQATVGFMPAMTWLQVLAWSLYILVVGGFYLRGLRSARPSTRGASAAPTSSLTQQGAA, translated from the coding sequence GTGCTCGCCACCTTCCTCATCGGACTCCGCGAGGGTCTCGAAGCCGCGCTCGTCGTCGGCATCCTCGTCGCCTACCTTCGTCGTCTCGGACGTCGCGACGCGCTGCCGAAGATGTGGGCGGGCGTAGGACTCGCGATCGCCCTCGCTTTCGGCATCGGGGCGATCCTCACGTTCGGCGCCTACGAGCTCACGTTCCAGGCCCAGGAGCTGATCGGCGGTGGTCTGTCCCTCGTCGCGGTGGCGATGGTGACGTGGATGATCTTCTGGATGCAGCGCGCCGGCCGCACCATGAAGGCGACCCTGGAGGGCGGAATCGATCGCGCGCTGACCATCGGCGGTCTCTGGGCGCTCATCGCCATCGGGTTCGTCTCCGTGGCCCGCGAGGGGATCGAGACGACCCTCCTGCTGTGGTCCATGGTGCAGTCCTTCGGCGACGCGCCGTCCGCGCTGCTCGGCGCCCTCCTCGGGCTGGCCGTTGCCGTGGTCCTCGGCTGGCTGATCTCCCGCGGGGCGTTGCGTCTCGATCTGCGGCGCTTCTTCGCCTGGACCGGCGCGTTCCTCGTCATCGTCGCGGCCGGGGTCCTCGCGTACGCCGTGATGGACCTGCAGGAGGCGGGCGTTCTGCCCGGTCCGTTCACGGCGGCGGCACCCCTGGACCCCGTCACGGGGGTGGTCGCCGTGGGTGGAGCGGCGTTCCCGTTCGGCTGGGCGTTCGACGTGTCGGCCGCGATCGCTCCTGGCGGCCCCGTCGCCTCCGTCCTGCAGGCCACCGTCGGCTTCATGCCCGCCATGACCTGGCTGCAGGTGCTCGCCTGGAGCCTCTACATCCTCGTCGTCGGCGGGTTCTACCTCCGTGGCCTCCGCTCGGCGCGCCCCTCGACGCGCGGCGCGTCCGCCGCCCCGACATCCTCCCTCACACAGCAAGGAGCAGCATGA
- a CDS encoding isopenicillin N synthase family dioxygenase, producing MAELSLPILDLSRLDDGPEAAARFRDDLRAATHDVGFFYLTGTGISPELEARLHQAARDFFALPEEDKLAIENINSPHFRGYTRIGGERTQGKVDWREQIDIGPEREPVEGGPAFNRLTGPNLWPAAQPELKEVVTEWHDTLTEIARKLLRAWALTLGAEETYFDEPFREPSTLIKIVRYPGTNEPEPQQGVGAHKDSGVLTLLWVEPGKGGLQVERDGEWVSAPPVPGAFVVNIGELLEYATGGYLKATNHRVISPRAPEERISIPFFFNPALDQQLPLLELPADLAAEATGVTEDPSNPIHATYGENAMKSRLRAHPDVAAIHHPDLVQATA from the coding sequence ATGGCTGAACTCTCGCTCCCCATCCTCGACCTGTCCCGGCTCGACGACGGCCCCGAGGCCGCGGCGCGCTTCCGCGACGACCTCCGCGCGGCCACGCACGATGTCGGCTTCTTCTACCTGACCGGCACCGGGATCTCCCCCGAGCTGGAGGCGCGGCTGCACCAGGCGGCCCGGGACTTCTTCGCCCTGCCGGAGGAGGACAAGCTCGCGATCGAGAACATCAACAGCCCGCATTTCCGCGGCTACACCCGGATCGGCGGAGAGCGCACGCAGGGCAAAGTCGACTGGCGCGAGCAGATCGACATCGGCCCCGAACGCGAGCCGGTCGAAGGGGGACCCGCCTTCAACCGCCTCACCGGCCCGAACCTCTGGCCCGCAGCTCAGCCCGAGCTGAAGGAGGTCGTCACGGAGTGGCACGACACCCTCACGGAGATCGCCCGCAAGCTCCTGCGCGCCTGGGCGCTCACCCTCGGGGCGGAGGAGACCTACTTCGACGAGCCGTTCCGCGAGCCGTCGACCCTGATCAAGATCGTGCGCTACCCGGGTACGAACGAGCCGGAGCCACAGCAGGGCGTCGGCGCGCACAAGGACTCCGGCGTGCTGACGCTGCTCTGGGTCGAGCCCGGCAAGGGCGGACTCCAGGTCGAGCGCGACGGCGAGTGGGTGTCGGCTCCCCCGGTGCCCGGCGCCTTCGTGGTGAACATCGGCGAGCTCCTGGAGTACGCCACCGGCGGGTACCTCAAGGCGACCAACCACCGGGTGATCTCGCCGCGGGCGCCGGAGGAGCGCATCTCGATCCCGTTCTTCTTCAACCCGGCGCTCGATCAGCAACTCCCGCTGCTCGAGCTCCCCGCCGACCTCGCCGCCGAGGCGACCGGAGTCACCGAGGACCCGAGCAATCCGATCCACGCGACCTACGGCGAGAACGCCATGAAGTCCCGGCTGCGCGCGCACCCCGACGTGGCGGCCATCCACCACCCCGACCTGGTGCAGGCGACCGCCTGA
- the rpsO gene encoding 30S ribosomal protein S15: MALEADVKKAIIEEYATHPGDTGSPEVQAAMLTQRIKDLTEHLKEHKHDHHSRRGLFLLVGQRRRLLGYLQSVDIERYRSLIARLGLRR, encoded by the coding sequence ATGGCACTGGAAGCAGACGTCAAGAAGGCGATCATCGAAGAGTACGCGACGCACCCCGGTGACACCGGATCCCCCGAGGTGCAGGCCGCGATGCTGACGCAGCGCATCAAGGACCTCACCGAGCACCTGAAGGAGCACAAGCACGACCACCACTCGCGTCGTGGTCTGTTCCTGCTCGTGGGTCAGCGCCGTCGTCTGCTCGGCTACCTCCAGAGCGTCGACATCGAGCGGTACCGCTCGCTGATCGCACGCCTTGGTCTTCGCCGATAA
- a CDS encoding MFS transporter codes for MSSRRGHLIDLTPLKASPAFARMWIGSTLAGIGGQLTIVTVMLHVFDLTASTFAVSMIAVAGLLPMILAGLYGGMLADAFDRRRVALMAATVTFASTGLLAALTWTGTETIWWLYALSIVNSAANSVGMATRTAIVPRLIPRSMLAAASALNGVAFGLTVMAGPALAGLLVALSGYGWTYTIDVVLMLSMFLGLWTLPALRPEGDIVRPGLASLVDGWRFLRRAGNIRMQYVMDIIAMTFGQPLVLFPALGTVILGGGAFTTGILTAAVAVGTFSSSLFSGRVVQYRWHGRGIARAVEAYGAAIALFGVVLLIGAFSATPAGEDRPHVLLIVAACVALALSGASDNISSIYRNTMMQAAVPDTMRGRLQGLFVVVVTGGPRVGALYAGTLATLTSLWFPPLLGGILVITLVAVLARRHPRFRDYDAENPEP; via the coding sequence GTGAGCTCCCGACGCGGCCATCTGATCGACCTCACCCCGCTGAAGGCGAGCCCGGCCTTCGCCCGGATGTGGATCGGCTCCACCCTCGCCGGCATCGGCGGTCAGCTCACCATCGTGACCGTGATGCTGCACGTGTTCGATCTGACCGCGAGCACGTTCGCCGTCTCGATGATCGCCGTCGCGGGCCTCCTCCCGATGATCCTCGCCGGTCTCTACGGCGGCATGCTCGCCGATGCGTTCGACCGGCGGCGGGTCGCGCTCATGGCCGCCACCGTGACCTTCGCCTCCACGGGGCTGCTCGCGGCGCTCACCTGGACCGGCACGGAGACGATCTGGTGGCTGTACGCGCTGAGCATCGTGAACTCGGCGGCGAACTCCGTCGGCATGGCCACGCGGACGGCGATCGTCCCCCGCCTCATCCCCCGCAGCATGCTCGCGGCCGCGTCCGCGCTCAACGGCGTCGCGTTCGGGCTCACGGTCATGGCGGGTCCGGCCCTCGCCGGGCTCCTCGTGGCCCTCTCCGGCTACGGCTGGACGTACACGATCGACGTCGTGCTCATGCTGTCGATGTTCCTCGGCCTGTGGACGCTCCCCGCCCTGCGCCCCGAAGGCGACATCGTGCGTCCCGGCCTCGCCTCGCTCGTCGACGGCTGGCGCTTCCTCCGCCGCGCGGGCAACATCCGGATGCAGTACGTCATGGACATCATCGCGATGACGTTCGGACAGCCACTCGTGCTCTTCCCGGCACTCGGCACGGTCATCCTCGGCGGCGGGGCCTTCACGACCGGCATCCTCACGGCGGCGGTCGCCGTCGGCACGTTCTCCTCGAGCCTGTTCTCCGGCCGCGTGGTGCAGTACCGGTGGCACGGTCGGGGCATCGCCCGCGCGGTGGAGGCCTACGGCGCCGCGATCGCGCTGTTCGGCGTCGTCCTCCTGATCGGCGCCTTCTCCGCGACGCCGGCCGGCGAGGACCGGCCGCACGTCCTGCTCATCGTCGCCGCCTGCGTGGCGCTGGCCCTCTCCGGCGCGTCGGACAACATCAGCTCGATCTATCGGAACACCATGATGCAGGCCGCAGTACCGGACACCATGCGCGGACGCCTGCAGGGGCTGTTCGTCGTGGTGGTGACCGGCGGCCCCCGCGTCGGCGCCCTCTACGCCGGGACGCTCGCGACGCTGACGTCACTGTGGTTCCCGCCGCTGCTCGGCGGGATCCTCGTGATCACCCTCGTCGCGGTCCTCGCCCGGCGGCATCCTCGTTTCCGCGACTACGACGCAGAGAACCCCGAGCCCTGA
- a CDS encoding YceI family protein codes for MSSIDIPGYRPGTWVLDPSHSEVTFSVRHMMISKVRGTFGVKSATLVAPENPLEAKVEASVDVTSVDTKDEGRDQHLRSADFFDTKNFPTMEFVSTGARVEGGDFLVDGDLTIRGITKPVTFELDFGGFGSDPWGNYKAGASAKTVINREDFGLTWNAALETGGVLVGKDVTITLDLQGALQQD; via the coding sequence ATGAGCAGCATCGACATCCCCGGTTACCGCCCCGGCACCTGGGTCCTCGACCCGTCCCACAGCGAGGTGACGTTCAGCGTCCGCCACATGATGATCTCGAAGGTGCGCGGCACCTTCGGTGTGAAGAGCGCGACGCTCGTGGCTCCGGAGAACCCCCTCGAAGCCAAGGTCGAGGCTTCCGTCGACGTGACCTCCGTCGACACCAAGGACGAGGGTCGCGACCAGCACCTCCGCTCCGCCGACTTCTTCGACACCAAGAACTTCCCGACCATGGAGTTCGTCTCGACCGGCGCCCGCGTCGAGGGCGGCGACTTCCTCGTCGACGGCGACCTCACCATCCGCGGCATCACGAAGCCGGTCACCTTCGAGCTCGACTTCGGCGGCTTCGGCAGCGACCCGTGGGGCAACTACAAGGCCGGCGCCTCCGCCAAGACCGTCATCAACCGCGAGGACTTCGGCCTCACCTGGAACGCCGCGCTGGAGACCGGCGGCGTGCTCGTCGGCAAAGACGTCACGATCACGCTCGACCTCCAGGGTGCGCTGCAGCAGGACTGA
- a CDS encoding FKBP-type peptidyl-prolyl cis-trans isomerase, translating to MTDRTKPEFDAPTGPAPAELVIRDIIEGDGAEAKPGDTVTVHYAGVEFESGEEFDSSWGRGETIQFPLRGLIQGWRDGIPGMKLGGRRELIIPPHLAYGPAGGGHFLSGKTLIFIIDLVAVG from the coding sequence ATGACTGATCGCACAAAGCCCGAGTTCGACGCCCCGACCGGCCCTGCGCCTGCAGAACTGGTCATCCGCGACATCATCGAGGGTGACGGTGCCGAGGCCAAGCCCGGCGACACCGTGACCGTCCACTACGCCGGTGTGGAGTTCGAGTCCGGCGAGGAGTTCGACTCGTCGTGGGGTCGCGGCGAGACCATCCAGTTCCCCCTGCGCGGTCTGATCCAGGGTTGGCGGGACGGCATCCCCGGCATGAAGCTCGGCGGTCGTCGTGAGCTGATCATCCCGCCGCACCTCGCTTACGGTCCGGCCGGGGGAGGACACTTCCTCTCCGGCAAGACGTTGATCTTCATCATCGACCTCGTCGCCGTCGGCTGA
- a CDS encoding PrsW family intramembrane metalloprotease codes for MTFGGPSDPQQPARYTPPSATPPQPTAYSAAQYAQSPYLPPSFGQQPGYASALAQPTPYTPPAPVAPSPAESLPALPVPNKKGRTISLWLFGFLGFLLLALIGYFGWALGPTASVIGLVLALIPLTIVFLGVRMIDRWEPEPKRLVAFAIAWGAVAAVGLTLLVDIGLTMLLGIRSEEFSAVIQAPIVEEFWKGLGVFLIFLLARRSFDGPIDGVVYGALVGAGFAFTENIQYFAISLIEGGGEQLGVTFIVRAVLSPFAHAMFTSLTGFAIGLVARRHASAGAALGAGLLGMLGAIFLHGLWNGSATFADFFGLYFTLQVPLFIGFILGIIALRREEARLTQARLAEYAAAGWFTPEEVTMLATPAGRKVGLAWAAQLRGDRRPLMREFIKDATALAAVRQRAITGRDPLAVEDERALLIRTRAARAALLAY; via the coding sequence ATGACCTTCGGAGGACCGTCCGACCCCCAGCAGCCCGCCCGGTACACGCCGCCGTCGGCGACGCCACCGCAGCCGACCGCGTACTCCGCCGCGCAGTACGCACAGTCGCCGTATCTGCCGCCGTCGTTCGGGCAGCAGCCGGGCTATGCGTCGGCGCTCGCGCAGCCGACGCCCTACACGCCGCCGGCACCGGTCGCGCCGTCACCCGCGGAATCGCTCCCGGCGCTGCCGGTGCCGAACAAGAAGGGCCGCACCATCTCGCTGTGGCTGTTCGGCTTCCTCGGCTTCCTGCTGCTCGCTCTCATCGGCTACTTCGGCTGGGCGCTCGGACCGACGGCGTCCGTGATCGGCCTCGTGCTGGCGCTGATCCCGCTCACCATCGTCTTCCTCGGCGTGCGCATGATCGACCGCTGGGAGCCGGAGCCCAAGCGTCTTGTGGCGTTCGCGATCGCCTGGGGTGCCGTGGCCGCCGTCGGCCTCACCCTCCTCGTCGACATCGGCCTCACCATGCTGCTCGGCATCCGCTCCGAGGAGTTCTCCGCGGTGATCCAGGCGCCGATCGTCGAAGAGTTCTGGAAGGGCCTCGGTGTCTTCCTCATCTTCCTGCTGGCGCGGCGGTCGTTCGACGGGCCGATCGACGGCGTCGTCTACGGCGCGCTCGTGGGTGCGGGCTTCGCGTTCACCGAGAACATCCAGTACTTCGCCATCAGCCTCATCGAGGGCGGCGGCGAGCAGCTCGGCGTCACGTTCATCGTGCGCGCGGTGCTGTCGCCGTTCGCGCACGCCATGTTCACCTCGCTGACCGGATTCGCGATCGGGCTCGTGGCCCGTCGTCATGCCTCGGCGGGAGCCGCACTCGGCGCGGGGCTGCTCGGCATGCTCGGAGCGATCTTCCTGCATGGGCTGTGGAACGGGTCGGCGACCTTCGCGGACTTCTTCGGCCTCTACTTCACGCTGCAGGTGCCGCTGTTCATCGGCTTCATCCTCGGGATCATCGCCTTGCGCAGGGAAGAGGCCAGGCTCACCCAGGCCCGCCTCGCCGAATACGCGGCCGCCGGCTGGTTCACCCCGGAGGAGGTCACGATGCTGGCGACCCCGGCCGGGCGCAAGGTCGGGCTCGCCTGGGCCGCCCAGTTGCGCGGGGATCGCCGGCCGCTGATGCGCGAGTTCATCAAGGACGCGACAGCGCTGGCCGCCGTCCGTCAGCGAGCGATCACCGGACGGGATCCGCTCGCCGTCGAGGACGAGCGGGCTCTGCTGATCCGGACCAGGGCGGCACGCGCCGCGCTGCTGGCCTACTGA